The Malus domestica chromosome 10, GDT2T_hap1 genome contains a region encoding:
- the LOC103447207 gene encoding uncharacterized protein, with translation MSFRVTYSNKPPQVPLDMPPPVHPIPLGYPPSLTVTTSKTEYPFFYSLQTLPLFPPLCINSSHIFKSFKNFSIVSPLEIPSSTYPLDDRVKDRLVGGNSSGLSDASKGSEHSGDYDSPCLSDLVHDFLHQDESSAAGFPDNESDSERVESGSNTDAIDSVLRSVAVSGNADSYLKLLRSHVSQAAEAFACLRSNGGGSSESTLRRSVMSFLRGLGHNAAICKTKWTSSGNITAGSYEFIDVVPVPSGSSTWQSRYFMDLDFAAEFEIARPSSQYSRLLQHLPRDFVGSSEDLKRIVRVTSDAAKRSLRSTDLSVPPWRKNRYMQNKWFGPYKRTVNPMKEKAFSRDSAIFAPVSAAKCRWVGFDDAVSGSTINRRLYVRT, from the coding sequence ATGAGCTTCCGCGTCACATACTCGAATAAACCACCGCAGGTGCCACTGGATATGCCGCCACCTGTTCACCCGATCCCACTCGGATATCCTCCCTCTCTAACAGTGACCACTTCAAAAACCGAATATCCCTTTTTTTATTCCCTCCAAACCCTTCCACTTTTTCCACCCCTATGTATAAACTCCTCTCACATATTCAAAAGTTTCAAGAACTTCTCGATCGTTTCTCCACTCGAGATTCCGAGTTCGACTTACCCGCTAGACGACCGGGTAAAAGATCGACTCGTAGGCGGAAACAGCTCCGGACTTAGTGACGCCAGCAAAGGAAGCGAGCACTCCGGCGACTACGACTCCCCCTGCCTCTCCGACCTCGTCCACGACTTCCTCCACCAAGACGAGTCGTCCGCGGCTGGGTTTCCTGACAACGAGTCCGACTCGGAACGAGTCGAATCGGGCTCCAATACGGACGCGATCGACTCCGTCCTCAGATCCGTTGCCGTTTCCGGAAATGCGGATTCGTACCTGAAGCTGCTCCGCTCTCACGTCTCCCAGGCGGCAGAGGCTTTCGCGTGTTTGAGGTCCAACGGCGGCGGAAGCAGCGAGTCCACTCTGCGGCGGAGCGTGATGTCGTTTCTGAGAGGACTGGGACACAATGCCGCGATCTGCAAGACGAAATGGACCTCCTCCGGCAACATCACCGCCGGGAGCTACGAGTTCATAGACGTCGTACCCGTCCCATCCGGCTCCTCCACGTGGCAGAGCAGGTACTTCATGGACCTCGACTTCGCTGCCGAGTTTGAAATAGCTCGGCCGTCGAGCCAGTACTCGCGGCTGCTGCAGCATCTGCCGAGAGATTTCGTAGGCAGCTCGGAGGATCTGAAGCGGATCGTGCGGGTCACGAGCGACGCGGCGAAGAGATCGCTGAGGAGTACGGATCTCTCCGTGCCTCCGTGGCGGAAGAATCGTTATATGCAGAACAAGTGGTTCGGTCCTTACAAACGAACCGTGAATCCGATGAAGGAGAAAGCCTTCTCAAGAGACTCGGCCATTTTTGCTCCTGTATCTGCAGCCAAATGCCGCTGGGTTGGGTTTGACGACGCCGTTTCCGGCTCTACCATCAACCGCCGTCTCTATGTCCGTACTTAA
- the LOC139188849 gene encoding probable sodium/metabolite cotransporter BASS3, chloroplastic has protein sequence MLPFVVAATAIAALAQPSTFTWVSKDLYAPALGGIMLSIGIKLSIDDFALAFKRPLPLSVGFIAQYVLKPLLGVLIANASGVPSMFYAGFVLTACVS, from the exons ATGCTTCCTTTCGTCGTTGCTGCTACCGCCATTGCTGCTCTGGCTCAGCCGTCAACGTTCACTTG GGTATCCAAGGATTTATATGCCCCTGCTCTTGGTGGGATCATGCTGTCAATTGGAATCAAACTTTCGATTGATGATTTTGCTCTTGCATTCAAAAG ACCTTTACCACTCTCTGTTGGGTTTATCGCGCAGTATGTGCTGAAACCGCTACTTGGGGTACTAATTGCAAACGCATCTGGCGTGCCGAGTATGTTCTACGCTGGCTTTGTTCTCACCGCTTGTGTCTCATGA